From a single Okeanomitos corallinicola TIOX110 genomic region:
- a CDS encoding serine/threonine-protein kinase, translating into MNNSPHASPENQELLANRYQLQKLIGKGGMGEVFLASDVLLGGTPVAIKFLSQTVNSKIEAKFNREALLSAALSQKSIHIVRAYDYGVSQSGKAYYVMEYLSGRVLKDLIPTPLPIFMNLARQICLGLQCAHQGVNMEGKVYQLVHRDIKPANIIVIPDPMLGQLVKILDFGIAKFLNSAAPIKTKGFHGTLPYCSPEQLEGSEVDSRSDIYSLGVMMFEMLAGQKPWQADNNYFGSWYKIHQFEQPKAITEVNPYITVPQPLNELIMACLEKKPENRPQDMGHVIQTLSKIDISDSAIPHNTHNTVEPQHTTHHPLVSENSEKISNSYGKLVWPEGKPIQEIVFPQLIDTGKASTISLWLMLPAQEIKNRADNKIFNQFTFITTPHPMLLWITLLYHPQLGPRWLPCYLDMQNPQNLHLVSALTTDQSYPFFFFTLEPPHNCVKILTNSISSAQKQKLKTWVTQSQQLPSSSQSQASKKLLKEKYKQIQMQILAHLESQNQSA; encoded by the coding sequence GTGAACAACAGCCCTCATGCGTCTCCAGAAAATCAGGAGTTGCTGGCCAACCGTTATCAGCTTCAGAAATTAATAGGTAAAGGTGGTATGGGTGAAGTTTTTTTAGCATCTGATGTTTTGCTAGGAGGTACACCAGTTGCCATAAAATTTTTATCCCAAACAGTCAATTCCAAAATAGAAGCTAAATTTAATCGAGAAGCTTTACTCAGTGCTGCATTGAGCCAAAAAAGTATTCATATTGTCAGAGCTTATGACTATGGTGTTAGCCAAAGTGGAAAAGCATATTATGTAATGGAATATCTATCTGGTAGGGTTTTAAAAGACTTAATTCCTACTCCGTTGCCTATTTTTATGAATCTTGCACGTCAGATTTGTTTGGGCTTACAGTGCGCCCATCAAGGTGTAAATATGGAAGGTAAGGTTTATCAGTTAGTCCACAGAGATATTAAACCAGCCAATATTATTGTTATTCCCGATCCTATGTTGGGACAATTAGTAAAAATTCTGGATTTTGGTATTGCCAAATTTTTAAACTCCGCAGCACCAATTAAGACTAAAGGTTTTCATGGAACTTTACCATACTGTTCACCTGAACAATTAGAAGGGTCAGAAGTAGATAGTCGTTCCGATATTTACAGCTTGGGTGTGATGATGTTTGAAATGTTGGCAGGACAAAAACCTTGGCAAGCAGACAATAATTATTTTGGATCTTGGTATAAAATACATCAGTTTGAACAACCCAAGGCGATCACCGAAGTAAATCCTTACATTACAGTACCCCAGCCCCTAAACGAGCTAATTATGGCTTGTTTGGAGAAAAAGCCAGAAAATCGTCCCCAGGATATGGGTCATGTTATCCAAACATTGTCAAAAATAGATATTTCTGATTCAGCCATTCCCCATAACACTCATAACACTGTAGAGCCACAACATACAACTCATCATCCCCTGGTATCTGAAAATTCCGAAAAAATCAGCAATAGTTATGGAAAACTCGTTTGGCCTGAAGGTAAACCCATTCAGGAAATTGTTTTTCCCCAGTTAATAGACACTGGCAAAGCTTCCACAATTTCCCTGTGGCTAATGTTGCCCGCACAAGAAATCAAAAATAGAGCCGATAACAAAATATTCAATCAGTTTACATTTATTACTACTCCTCATCCAATGCTGTTATGGATTACATTGCTTTATCATCCCCAGCTTGGTCCGAGGTGGTTGCCCTGCTACCTAGATATGCAAAATCCTCAAAATCTTCATCTAGTATCGGCTTTAACTACTGATCAGTCTTACCCGTTCTTTTTTTTCACCCTAGAACCTCCCCACAATTGTGTTAAAATTCTTACTAACAGTATTTCTTCTGCACAAAAGCAAAAGCTGAAAACCTGGGTGACACAGAGTCAGCAGTTACCATCCTCATCCCAATCTCAAGCCAGTAAAAAGCTGTTAAAGGAGAAGTACAAACAGATACAAATGCAAATATTGGCACATCTGGAATCCCAGAACCAGTCTGCATAG
- a CDS encoding serine/threonine-protein kinase, with product MNEYKSELDIYIGQLLNHRYLVRDILGSGGMGRVYLAEDVARDCMLVAVKMLSLNIRNKQLAERFGREIFIGAQLGKKSPHITRVLTYGITNDKTPFYVMEYLRGRNIKQVLKRESLSISRFLKVCQQICLGLDCAHQGVVLKGKIYPILHRDIKPENIFLANDSKPTETVKILDFGIAKFLTETSGMTMTESFIGSLPYSSPEHMQGQKILDVRSDIYSLGLLMFEMLTGRHPFYTNSHSFSTWCKLHCIEAPPTFEEVNPHIQVPQELQQLVMRCLAKDIHDRPKNVKEILDDLVKIEKHIENNHTSNSKKSEPDTSLKLVPLTSISEQLCWQKYWPKNKPIALICFPHLLHTPKGNIPTFWAMLPEAEIEKFKDKKHSNKFIGKSEDYPIMLWLTMLYEENTNLIRWLAYYLDLKDNREEKILRNLAGIGYYHLLLFAHEYPHKCNYVTTFMLSAKQRQYISDIINSSQRIERLTSPTQAKIMLKLEYEKFKAEVNEQMNLHTVNPSFSFRNWLIKLVTFWKPPS from the coding sequence ATGAATGAGTATAAATCAGAATTAGACATTTACATTGGACAGTTATTAAATCATCGCTATTTAGTCAGAGATATTCTAGGTTCAGGAGGCATGGGTAGAGTTTACCTCGCAGAAGATGTAGCTAGAGACTGTATGTTAGTAGCTGTAAAAATGCTCTCTTTAAATATCAGAAATAAACAGCTAGCTGAACGTTTCGGGAGAGAAATTTTCATCGGCGCTCAATTAGGTAAAAAAAGCCCACACATTACTCGTGTTTTAACCTATGGCATCACTAATGATAAAACCCCATTTTATGTAATGGAATATTTGCGAGGGAGAAACATTAAACAAGTTTTAAAAAGAGAGAGTTTAAGTATATCTAGATTTTTAAAAGTCTGCCAGCAAATTTGTTTAGGTTTAGATTGCGCTCATCAAGGAGTAGTCTTAAAAGGAAAAATATATCCAATTTTACATAGAGATATAAAACCAGAGAATATATTTCTTGCCAACGATAGTAAACCGACAGAAACAGTCAAAATTCTTGATTTTGGCATTGCTAAATTCCTGACCGAAACTAGTGGGATGACAATGACAGAATCTTTTATAGGTAGTTTACCTTATTCATCGCCAGAGCATATGCAAGGCCAGAAAATATTGGATGTTAGGTCTGATATTTATAGTTTGGGTTTATTGATGTTTGAAATGCTGACAGGTAGACATCCATTCTACACAAATAGCCATTCTTTTAGCACGTGGTGTAAACTACATTGTATTGAAGCTCCACCAACCTTTGAAGAAGTTAATCCCCATATACAAGTTCCCCAGGAATTACAACAATTAGTCATGCGTTGTTTAGCCAAGGACATCCATGATAGACCCAAAAATGTCAAAGAAATTTTAGACGATTTAGTTAAAATCGAAAAACATATTGAAAATAATCATACCTCTAATAGTAAAAAATCTGAGCCTGATACAAGTTTAAAATTAGTACCTTTAACATCTATTTCTGAACAATTATGTTGGCAAAAATACTGGCCTAAAAACAAGCCTATTGCACTAATTTGTTTCCCCCATCTTTTACATACACCTAAAGGCAATATACCAACTTTTTGGGCAATGCTACCCGAAGCAGAGATTGAAAAATTCAAAGATAAAAAACATAGTAATAAATTTATTGGCAAATCAGAAGATTACCCAATAATGTTATGGTTAACAATGTTATATGAAGAGAATACAAATTTGATTAGATGGCTGGCTTATTATTTGGATCTCAAAGATAATCGAGAAGAAAAAATCTTACGTAACCTAGCAGGAATTGGCTACTATCATCTATTACTATTTGCCCATGAATATCCCCATAAATGTAACTATGTCACGACTTTTATGCTTTCAGCTAAACAACGTCAATATATTTCCGATATTATCAATTCCAGTCAAAGAATAGAGCGACTTACCTCTCCTACTCAAGCTAAAATTATGCTGAAACTAGAATATGAAAAATTCAAAGCAGAAGTAAATGAACAGATGAATCTACATACAGTTAACCCTTCATTTTCTTTTAGAAATTGGTTAATAAAATTAGTAACTTTCTGGAAACCCCCATCATAA